In one Culex quinquefasciatus strain JHB chromosome 2, VPISU_Cqui_1.0_pri_paternal, whole genome shotgun sequence genomic region, the following are encoded:
- the LOC6033127 gene encoding probable cytochrome P450 4ac1 isoform X3 has translation MDFLTLFFTAIILSLLCYEVHLRMLPGYKAAKQFPGPKRLPIFGNIFDLLFNDQLSTFTLPRQWAAKFGESFVLLIRGGMIVNAIRASETEALLSSAKLIDKSVIYLYLHPFLGVGLLNSTGSKWFQRRKILTAAFHFNILPKFLETFHEECEKLVERLDEDVDCGQATVLQDVAARFTLNTICEAAMGVKLDSHTMADEYRAKIKVLVEYLVQRVMNPWLYENFVYKMLGLEARMNKVLKPIHAFTNSIIKQRRKLFHATVKNLEDFSEENIYFNTNQRYALLDTLLASEARNQIDEDGVREEVNTFMFRGHDTTASAVTFIFFVVAEHPDVQQKLYDEIEASRPHSQYTVKDYNELRYMDRVIKECLRLYPPVPFIGRTVSEDSWFADRFVPKGSMANVHIWDLHRDPEQFPDPERFDPNRFLPESVEKRNPYAYVPFSAGPRNCIGQRFAMLELKSILTAVLREFRVLPVTKRDEIVFVADMVLRARDPIKVKFERRNI, from the exons ATGGATTTTTTGACGTTGTTTTTCACAGCCATCATTCTGAGCCTGCTCTGCTATGAAGTGCACCTTCGGATGCTGCCCGGGTATAAAGCCGCCAAGCAGTTCCCAGGACCGAAACGTCTCCCCATATTCGGGAACATCTTCGATCTGCTGTTCAACGACCAGCTCAGCACGTTCACCTTGCCGCGCCAATGGGCTGCCAAGTTTGGGGAGTCTTTCGTGCTGCTGATTCGAGGTGGAATGATCGTCAACGCTATCAGGGCTAGTGAAACCGAAGCGCTGCTGTCCAGCGCCAAGCTTATCGACAAGAGTGTAATTTATCTGTACTTGCACCCATTTCTGGGCGTCGGACTGTTGAACAGCACCGGAAGCAAGTGGTTCCAGAGGAGGAAGATTCTGACGGCGGCATTTCACTTTAACATCTTGCCGAAATTTTTGGAGACGTTTCATGAAGAGTGCGAAAAGTTGGTTGAACGATTGGATGAAGATGTGGATTGCGGACAAGCGACTGTGCTGCAGGACGTGGCGGCCAGATTCACGTTGAACACTATCTGCG AAGCTGCGATGGGAGTCAAGCTGGATTCGCACACGATGGCCGATGAATACAGGGCAAAAATTAAAGTGCTGGTGGAATACTTGGTTCAACGCGTTATGAACCCATGGTTGTATGAAAACTTCGTGTATAAAATGCTGGGTTTAGAAGCGCGTATGAACAAGGTACTGAAGCCGATACATGCCTTTACCAATAGTATTATCAAGCAGCGAAGGAAGTTGTTCCATGCCACCGTCAAGAACCTTGAGGACTTTTCCGAGGAGAACATCTATTTCAATACCAATCAGCGATACGCGCTCTTGGATACCCTCTTAGCATCCGAAGCACGAAACCAGATCGATGAAGACGGAGTGCGCGAAGAGGTCAATACCTTCATGTTCCGTGGACACGACACCACGGCTTCGGCCGTCACGTTCATCTTCTTCGTAGTCGCAGAACATCCGGATGTTCAGCAAAAGCTGTACGACGAAATTGAGGCGAGCAGACCTCATTCGCAATACACGGTTAAAGACTACAACGAGCTTCGGTACATGGATCGGGTGATCAAAGAATGCCTTCGACTGTACCCTCCGGTTCCCTTCATCGGCCGAACCGTGTCGGAAGACAGCTGGTTCGCAGATCGCTTCGTACCCAAGGGTTCGATGGCAAACGTGCACATTTGGGATCTGCATCGCGATCCGGAGCAATTTCCGGACCCGGAACGATTCGATCCGAATCGGTTTCTACCGGAAAGTGTAGAAAAGCGAAATCCGTACGCGTACGTTCCGTTCAGTGCTGGACCGAGGAACTGCATCG GACAACGCTTCGCCATGCTGGAGCTGAAATCGATTCTTACCGCCGTGCTGCGCGAATTTCGTGTGCTTCCGGTCACGAAGCGTGACGAGATTGTGTTTGTTGCCGATATGGTGCTGCGTGCGCGGGATCCTATCAAGGTCAAGTTTGAGCGGAgaaatatttga
- the LOC6033127 gene encoding probable cytochrome P450 4ac1 isoform X1: MDFLTLFFTAIILSLLCYEVHLRMLPGYKAAKQFPGPKRLPIFGNIFDLLFNDQLSTFTLPRQWAAKFGESFVLLIRGGMIVNAIRASETEALLSSAKLIDKSVIYLYLHPFLGVGLLNSTGSKWFQRRKILTAAFHFNILPKFLETFHEECEKLVERLDEDVDCGQATVLQDVAARFTLNTICEAAMGVKLDSHTMADEYRAKIKEVVGFLIQRVMNPLLFENFTYKLLGFRARLDKALKPIHAFTSNIIKQRRELFHANVKNLDEFSEENIYFNTNQRYALLDTLLASEARNQINEKGIREEVNTFMFRGHDTTASAFTFVFLLVAEHPDVQQALVDEILTVNSSRLDPLAQFTVKDYNELRYMDRVIKECLRLYPPVPFIGRMINEDSWFGDRFIPKDSMANVLIWDLHRDPKQFPDPERFDPDRFLPENVEQRNPYAYVPFSAGPRNCIGQRFAMLELKSILTAVLREFRVLPVTKRDEIVFVADMVLRARDPIKVKFERRNI; the protein is encoded by the exons ATGGATTTTTTGACGTTGTTTTTCACAGCCATCATTCTGAGCCTGCTCTGCTATGAAGTGCACCTTCGGATGCTGCCCGGGTATAAAGCCGCCAAGCAGTTCCCAGGACCGAAACGTCTCCCCATATTCGGGAACATCTTCGATCTGCTGTTCAACGACCAGCTCAGCACGTTCACCTTGCCGCGCCAATGGGCTGCCAAGTTTGGGGAGTCTTTCGTGCTGCTGATTCGAGGTGGAATGATCGTCAACGCTATCAGGGCTAGTGAAACCGAAGCGCTGCTGTCCAGCGCCAAGCTTATCGACAAGAGTGTAATTTATCTGTACTTGCACCCATTTCTGGGCGTCGGACTGTTGAACAGCACCGGAAGCAAGTGGTTCCAGAGGAGGAAGATTCTGACGGCGGCATTTCACTTTAACATCTTGCCGAAATTTTTGGAGACGTTTCATGAAGAGTGCGAAAAGTTGGTTGAACGATTGGATGAAGATGTGGATTGCGGACAAGCGACTGTGCTGCAGGACGTGGCGGCCAGATTCACGTTGAACACTATCTGCG aagcTGCGATGGGGGTCAAGCTGGACTCACACACGATGGCCGACGAATACAGGGCTAAGATCAAGGAAGTGGTTGGGTTTTTGATTCAACGGGTTATGAATCCTTTGTTGTTTGAGAACTTCACCTACAAATTGTTGGGATTCCGAGCGCGTCTTGATAAAGCACTCAAACCGATTCATGCCTTTACCAGTAACATCATTAAGCAACGCAGAGAGCTGTTTCATGCTAACGTTAAGAATCTGGACGAATTCTCCGAGGAAAACATCTATTTCAATACCAATCAGCGATACGCCCTGCTGGATACCTTGCTAGCATCCGAGGCGCGTAATCAGATCAACGAGAAGGGAATACGCGAAGAGGTTAATACCTTCATGTTCCGTGGACACGACACAACGGCTTCGGCGTTCACCTTCGTCTTTCTGCTCGTCGCCGAACATCCGGACGTTCAGCAGGCACTGGTGGATGAAATCTTGACCGTCAACTCGAGCAGGCTGGACCCACTGGCGCAATTTACGGTGAAGGACTACAACGAGCTGCGGTACATGGATCGAGTGATTAAAGAGTGCCTGCGACTGTACCCTCCGGTTCCGTTCATTGGACGAATGATCAACGAGGACAGCTGGTTCGGGGATCGTTTCATCCCAAAGGACTCGATGGCAAACGTGCTAATATGGGATCTGCACCGAGATCCGAAGCAGTTTCCGGACCCGGAACGCTTTGACCCCGATCGGTTCCTGCCGGAAAATGTTGAGCAGAGGAATCCTTACGCGTACGTTCCGTTCAGCGCTGGACCCAGGAACTGCATTG GACAACGCTTCGCCATGCTGGAGCTGAAATCGATTCTTACCGCCGTGCTGCGCGAATTTCGTGTGCTTCCGGTCACGAAGCGTGACGAGATTGTGTTTGTTGCCGATATGGTGCTGCGTGCGCGGGATCCTATCAAGGTCAAGTTTGAGCGGAgaaatatttga
- the LOC6033127 gene encoding probable cytochrome P450 4ac1 isoform X2 gives MDYLTIFLVILLSLLLLYELYLRTSPGYRAAKQFPSPRPLPIFGDIFILLSRDLVSTFMLARELAQRFNDSYGLLLGSGLIVNAIRAKESEALLSSTRLIDKNLIYTFLHPFLGVGLLNSTGSKWFHRRKILTAAFHFNILPKFLNTFHEECEKLVQRLNKDVEQGKTTSLQQLAARFTLNTICEAAMGVKLDSHTMADEYRAKIKVLVEYLVQRVMNPWLYENFVYKMLGLEARMNKVLKPIHAFTNSIIKQRRKLFHATVKNLEDFSEENIYFNTNQRYALLDTLLASEARNQIDEDGVREEVNTFMFRGHDTTASAVTFIFFVVAEHPDVQQKLYDEIEASRPHSQYTVKDYNELRYMDRVIKECLRLYPPVPFIGRTVSEDSWFADRFVPKGSMANVHIWDLHRDPEQFPDPERFDPNRFLPESVEKRNPYAYVPFSAGPRNCIGQRFAMLELKSILTAVLREFRVLPVTKRDEIVFVADMVLRARDPIKVKFERRNI, from the exons ATGGATTACTTAACCATATTCCTCGTGATTCTGCTTTCGCTGCTACTTCTGTACGAACTGTACCTTCGAACATCGCCGGGATATCGAGCAGCGAAGCAGTTTCCTTCGCCACGACCGTTACCCATCTTCGGTGACATATTCATACTGCTATCCCGGGATCTAGTGAGCACGTTCATGCTTGCACGTGAATTAGCTCAACGGTTCAATGACTCGTACGGACTATTGCTCGGCAGTGGGCTAATCGTCAACGCTATCAGAGCAAAGGAAAGTGAAGCTCTGCTGTCGAGCACTCGGCTGATCGACAAGAACTTGATCTACACCTTTTTGCACCCATTTCTGGGTGTCGGACTGCTGAACAGCACCGGAAGCAAGTGGTTCCACCGTAGGAAGATCCTAACGGCAGCGTTccatttcaacattttgccgaAATTTCTGAACACGTTTCATGAAGAGTGTGAAAAGCTAGTTCAGCGATTGAACAAGGATGTGGAACAGGGGAAAACGACTTCACTGCAGCAGTTGGCGGCACGCTTCACGCTGAACACAATCTGCG AAGCTGCGATGGGAGTCAAGCTGGATTCGCACACGATGGCCGATGAATACAGGGCAAAAATTAAAGTGCTGGTGGAATACTTGGTTCAACGCGTTATGAACCCATGGTTGTATGAAAACTTCGTGTATAAAATGCTGGGTTTAGAAGCGCGTATGAACAAGGTACTGAAGCCGATACATGCCTTTACCAATAGTATTATCAAGCAGCGAAGGAAGTTGTTCCATGCCACCGTCAAGAACCTTGAGGACTTTTCCGAGGAGAACATCTATTTCAATACCAATCAGCGATACGCGCTCTTGGATACCCTCTTAGCATCCGAAGCACGAAACCAGATCGATGAAGACGGAGTGCGCGAAGAGGTCAATACCTTCATGTTCCGTGGACACGACACCACGGCTTCGGCCGTCACGTTCATCTTCTTCGTAGTCGCAGAACATCCGGATGTTCAGCAAAAGCTGTACGACGAAATTGAGGCGAGCAGACCTCATTCGCAATACACGGTTAAAGACTACAACGAGCTTCGGTACATGGATCGGGTGATCAAAGAATGCCTTCGACTGTACCCTCCGGTTCCCTTCATCGGCCGAACCGTGTCGGAAGACAGCTGGTTCGCAGATCGCTTCGTACCCAAGGGTTCGATGGCAAACGTGCACATTTGGGATCTGCATCGCGATCCGGAGCAATTTCCGGACCCGGAACGATTCGATCCGAATCGGTTTCTACCGGAAAGTGTAGAAAAGCGAAATCCGTACGCGTACGTTCCGTTCAGTGCTGGACCGAGGAACTGCATCG GACAACGCTTCGCCATGCTGGAGCTGAAATCGATTCTTACCGCCGTGCTGCGCGAATTTCGTGTGCTTCCGGTCACGAAGCGTGACGAGATTGTGTTTGTTGCCGATATGGTGCTGCGTGCGCGGGATCCTATCAAGGTCAAGTTTGAGCGGAgaaatatttga